In Lactuca sativa cultivar Salinas chromosome 5, Lsat_Salinas_v11, whole genome shotgun sequence, the DNA window cagaAATAGTtgcttaacattttaatttctatcattgtaactttttaaaatactaaacattgttttatgcttttaaaagtatatatatatatatatatatatatatatatatatatatatatatatatatatatatatatatatatatatatatatatatatatatatataaaatatatataaaatgttaCTTTTAAGTTTATTGATGTAATTTACTTTTAAGCTAAATAATTGGAAACTGTTAATAGTTATAAAAGTAATTTtggaaatatttttaaaaataatctaTTTTGTGAATCTAATGTGAATCTGAATAGATTCAAAGATTCACAACAATTGAAATTTcgtgttttttaaaaaaaaaaaatttacatcaGTATTAATCGACGTTTAAAGAGTAccaaatatataaattttgatatatttattaaattatttggataaaaaaatagaccttaacttttcaaaaaacaacaaaaggaagtggggttttttttaaaagaaatttattttttgtatatcAGAATGAATATTAATGGAAAGAGGACGACAAATTATGAACAAttgtattttcagtttttttttcggTAGAAAACATGGcgtaaaaacattaaacaaaaaaaaataaagtgaATTTTGTTATAATCCGGTGCATGTGCATCCATTCAGAAGACTACAACCATTCCTTTTGCCGTTAATCGTTTTAAATTCAAATGGAATGGGGAAGATCCATTCCGCGGAGGTGTGGATCAATCCGCAAAGGGAGCTCCACAGATTGACCTATACCTCCGCGAAGTGACCTAATTTTTTTCCGCCCTTTTATAGTAGTGTACTTTTAGTTGATTACCCTTTATACAAAAGTGAAAATTTGTTTTATTCATATGTTGATGTCAATGATATAAATGGGTAGTTTTTAAAGGtaaattgaaagtacattgctattttattGTAAGGGTCGAAGTCTTGTAAAGAGTCGAATAGTGTTTAGCCTATTTTTcgtatgtaatgtatttactaAGTCACTTTTGTACAAAGCGTAATTGTTctagacttagtattttttgtactctcatgttccctataaataggactGAGCTTTGGTTTAGATAGAGAGAGCTTTTACTTGATTTCGAAGTCTATTTTTGTAACAGAGCTTATAGAGAGTAATAAAACTTCAAAGACTTATTTACTTTCTGTGTTCATCACATTGATCATTTTGTTCTTAATCGATTTATCGTATTCAATTCTTCTACAActggtatcagagtaggaatcAAATTGCAATGATGTGATTTTCGTTCTGAATCATCTAATTTTGAGTCATTTATTTTGTCTCAAAAGTTTCTGCgcttttggttctgaaaatcaCGTCTGATCTACAGATTTGATTAGATTCTGCATTCACATTGTATAATCGAGTGATCGATTATAAGTTTTTGATCAATTCGTTTGATCAAATATCAAATTCATTAAGTATTCTGTGATTTCTGAATTTTTCTCgtgtgttcatcaatggcaaaCTTCAACATGAACATAATGACTTCGTATTCTCATCTGCTCGGCTCATCAACAAAAATTCCAATGTTGCTTCCCGAATACTACGATCAGTGGGCTGATTGTATGGAAGACTACTTAAATGGTCTGGATGAAGAGTTGTGGAATTGCATCAAAGGAACAATACAACCTCCATCAAATGTTCAAAATATTGTTTCATATGGAACTACTTATGCTGTTGTAGATCAACCAACAAGACTGGAGAAACACGAAAAGCGTTGTATGAGGGAATTGAGAGGTGCCTTGCCACATGTTGTTTATAACCACATTCGTGGTTGTAAAACTGCTAaggatatctggaatactctcaaGGAAAAGTATCAAGGAAGTGAGAAGACTAAGATCAATTCTGTTAAGCAATGTTTGGTTGAGATGAAAGAGTTCAAACAGAAGGAAACTGAAACAATTGAAGTTTACTATGATTGTCTGAATGAGTTGATATACAGATGTAATCGATATGGAATCATAAGGTCTCTAATGGAGTATAATCTTACTTTTATCATGGGACTTAGGAAGGAATGGAGGAGTGTTAGTCTGatgatcaaaaatcaacaaaGCTTTGATATTTCTTCATTGAATGATGTTTACAATCAACTGAAGACACATGAAAGTGAAGTATCTGAGATAATGGAAGAAGCGAAACAGATTTTAGGAGGACCACTAGCTCTAGTTTTGAAAGTGTCTAAAGTGGAATTTGCTGAAAAGGAGAATTCGGACGAAGAAGGTTTTCttatgaattctgatgatgaagctaTTACTTTTTATTCAAATAATCGTGTTAAGAAGttcttcaaaaagccttttaattctAAGGGAAAGCAGAGTGAGATAAAAGGAAATCTTACGAAGTCTGGTATGGAAGagaaaaagaaatttgaaaagcCTGAGAAGAATGATGATAAAGTAAAAGACTTGAAGGCGGAAAAGAAATtgaaaggagattctggtgtagATTGTCATTACTGTAATGGTGCGAATCATTTTGCAATTGATTGTATGCTTCGAaaaaaagaggagaagaagaatagAGTGAAGAACGAAGCTTACTATGCTGAAAAACTGGAGGAAGTTCGTGAGAAAGCCAAGAGTTTGTCTCTTGTGGCAAGAGGAGAGAATGAAGATGAAGAAAGTGGTACACATCAGATTTGGTCATCCGGGTCTGGTGATGAGGAGATGAGACATCCTACTCATGGTGCCATGTTTGTAGAATTCGAGAGGAAGAAAAAGAAGAGATATCTGGACATTTCTTCGTTTTGAATTCAAGTGACAAATCTCCAATGACTACAAAGGTACGCTTTATACTCGAATCTTTCAATATTCCTTTACATGCATATGATTATGAAATAATTGCTTACTTTGATCCTATTGTTGTGTCTGCTAGTGACGAGGCAatgaaacttaataatcaattgctAGAGACTCAAAAGTTGCTAGGCACGAAACGATTCAGGGTAGCGTATCTAGAGTTGCAATTAGGAAATGTCAATAATGATAGAGAGAATCTAGATAAAGATGTTCGAATGTTGTTAGCTCAACGTAACATCTATTGTAATTCTGTAAAATGGTTGTATGccaaattaactgctttacatcatttgTCTGAAATTAGCAAAGAAAAACATCGTAACCTATTGCCTTTTCTTGCATTCGAAAGAGAAAAAGTTGATGTAAtgtcatatgattgtgaaaacaCAATAGCTGATTTTAACAAAGTACCAGTCGATAGGTTTGCATATGGTGTTGTTAAGATAGATGAGTTTTCAAATGTTGTTGAATTGATTAATATTGTTAATGAAAGTTTAACAAAAgatgaaccattggaacttcttcatattgaccttTGTGGACCTTCGACTGTTGAAATAATTAACAAGAAACGGTACAttttggttatagttgatgatttttcacgtttcacatgggtattttttctcaggttaaaatctgaagtagtGCAAACAATGGTTGCTTTTATCAAGAAGATAGAGATGAGTCTGAAAACGAATGTTCGTAGAATAAAGAGTGATAATGGGTCTGAGTTTAAGAACAAGATGCTGGATTCATTCTTAACtgaaaaaggaatttcgcataatttctcatcaccatatacactACAACAAAATGCTATTGTTGAAAGAAGGAACAGATCATTGTGCGaggctgcaagaacaatgttaacatatgcgaatcttcctcagTATCTATGGGCCGAATCTGTTTCAACAACATGTTTCACTCAGAATCGTTCATTTATTCATAAAAGATTTAATATCACTCCttatgaaataataaataatcggaaacctaatgtcaaaattttccatgtttttggttgcagatgtTTCATCATGAATCTTAAAGACAATCTTTCGAAGTTTgcagctaaagctgatgaaggcatatttttgggatattcgcaTACTTCAGTTGCATATCGAGTGTTGAACAAACGAACTcgcaaagttgaagaaacttttaatcttaCCTTTGATGATTACTATGTTAAACAAGTAGCAAGAAAGTTTGGACAAAAACCAATTCTTGCTAAAACAAATAATCAAACTGAGATTGATAATTCAGTTTATTTGATTATGATCTCATTTTTGGTGTTACAGATAAGGCAATTGATGCTGAAGTTCATGCTGATGATAATCAAACACCCGAAtcatcaaaacatactgatgaatcaacAATAACTTCGGATACTACTGAAAATAGCGAAAGTATGCTAGATGTTCATATGGAAGTGGAGCATACGTCTATTCCTCtaaatgttgagggggagaagaGTAGTATGAATCATGAAATTGAGGTGGAGTGTTAAAATGataatcatgttgagggggagcatgataattCAGATGTGATTTATATTGAtcaaaataataatcatgttAAGGGGGAGCATAATGATACAGATGCGATTAATATTAATCAAAATGATGAACTTCATGAATTTGATGATAATATTTCTGTGGCAGGTActgaaaatgaagaaatgtacgaagatgcaccattggaatttgatcctgcatatccaccacttgagaaatggacaaagaATCATCCAAAAGAGCAAGTTATAGGAAACCACAAGATTGAGTTttaacaagagctcaaattcgtgcgaaaaatgaggtattaaatatgaatcaagaattttgcaagtttaatgtttttatttcgaaaatagagccaaaaacagtTAAGATTGCTATGGAGCACTcagactcgattgttgctatgcaATCCGAACTTGCTGAattcgaacgaaacaaggtttggagacttGTTCCAAAACCTAATGATGTTTCGATTGTCGTgctaaaatggattttcaaaaataaaaccgaaaaagagggcAATATTATTGTAAAtaaagctaggcttgtagttaaaggttattcacaacaagaaggtattgactatgaaAAAACCTTTgctcctgtcgcaagactcgaggctgttcgaatatttttagcctatgcaacacataaagactttgatgtttatcaaatggatgtcaaatgtgcattcttgaatggagagctcgaagaaacagtgtatgttgaacaaccaccaggtttcattaatgaagaatatcctaatcatgtttatattttagataaggcTGTGTATGGGTTataacaagcaccaagagcatggtatgcaactcttaccaatttcttaaaacaataaaaatttaaataaggATCAATTGATCCAACATTATTTCGTAAGAAAGTTGGgtatcatctaatgcttgttcaaatttatgttgatgatattagtTTTGGCTTTACTGACCCAACTTTGTTTAGTGAATTTGAGAATTTGATGAAGAGtaaattcgaaatgagcatgataggTAAAATCAACAATTTTCTTGGGTTAAATATAAGACAAAGCAGAGAAgaaattttcatcaaccaagaaaaatacacaaagaaTTTACTTGAAAAGTTTGGTATGACTAACAGCACGAAGCTACGTGTGCCAATGGCTGTAGGAACGAAGTTAACACCTTCGTAAGAATCACCTGCTGTTGATCTTACCTTGTTTCGAAGCATGATTGGTTCTCTACTTTATTTAAccgcaagtagacctgatatcatattttttgtgtgcaattgtgcaaggtatcaagcaaatccaagagaaccacATTTAACAgctgtgaagaatatttttcgttaTTTCAAAGGAACAGTTTCGttgggattgtggtatccttcgaaatctggatttttcattcaagccttTTCGGATTCAGACCTTGGTGGATGTACTCTCGACagaaaaagtacaagtggaggatgtcaattactggatgggaagttggtaagTTGGCAGTCAAAGGAACGAACTTGTGTAGCTATTTCtactgctgaagctgaatacatttttgctgctgcttgcacttctcaaatcatttggattcaaagccaattgcgtgattatgcaattaatatgaaaaaaaaatcctttttattgtgattcacaaagtgctattTGCATTTGTCATAGTCCAGTACAACATTTGAAAAcgaaacacattgctcttcgttaTCACTTTgtaaaagatcatgtggaagatggaaacattgaagttcattttgtgaaaactactaatcaacttgctgatattttcactaaaccgattgatgaaaaatcttttgtgagaattttagcaggtttgggaatGTTAGATGCAAATTTGGTACCAGTATCAAATTGTCAAAATTAACGAAATGTTATTGGTGAAAAAGGTGTCGATTCAGAAGCTTGCTGACTGAaccattcagaggttactgtgtGTTTAGAGGCTTCGACATGCTTCGTTTTCGTATTTTGATCAAAAGTTTCGCATGCATTGTTTtatcatttcttttcattattttaaaatttgttcaTTGAGaaactgaaaaatcaaaaatatttttatttctttgtattaattttcgaaaaattcaaaaagatttttggtTACTTTGTTTTTTAGGTATTCAAGAACATTTTAAAGACAATTCTTCAAAGGGTCATGCttgtgtttctatgggaaggtaattCTATTAAATCTTTGTACTGGTTAATCTGTCCATAGAAGCATACTATTGCATGTCGACCCCAGCCTCAACTAACTCTATGTGTATAACGAAAACCTTAATGAAATTTTTCATACGAAAGTTTTTCCAAATTAGGCTTACATTCGCATTAGTccaatgagctaccttactcttctcaaatcaGTTAAGAGTTATCTGTTTGGTCCAAATATATAACAAAGGTGCATTCGAATCTTAACCagtctttttcatcacaaaatccTTAACACATTTCACACACAAAGACACATGTTCAAGAGGTCATTGATCAAACCAAGTGTGacttaaacatgtcaaaaatatgtgttaatgatcttaaatcatgagaccgtgatgcaAGTTAAACCCAAATATCTAAACAtaataaggaattgacggggaactataTTCCAGATTATTACGAAACACTTGTTTCTGTACCAAAGTTTC includes these proteins:
- the LOC111910032 gene encoding uncharacterized protein LOC111910032, whose product is MANFNMNIMTSYSHLLGSSTKIPMLLPEYYDQWADCMEDYLNGLDEELWNCIKGTIQPPSNVQNIVSYGTTYAVVDQPTRLEKHEKRCMRELRGALPHVVYNHIRGCKTAKDIWNTLKEKYQGSEKTKINSVKQCLVEMKEFKQKETETIEVYYDCLNELIYRCNRYGIIRSLMEYNLTFIMGLRKEWRSVSLMIKNQQSFDISSLNDVYNQLKTHESEVSEIMEEAKQILGGPLALVLKVSKVEFAEKENSDEEGFLMNSDDEAITFYSNNRVKKFFKKPFNSKGKQSEIKGNLTKSGMEEKKKFEKPEKNDDKVKDLKAEKKLKGDSGVDCHYCNGANHFAIDCMLRKKEEKKNRVKNEAYYAEKLEEVREKAKSLSLVARGENEDEESGTHQIWSSGSGDEEMRHPTHGAMFVEFERKKKKRYLDISSF